In Cydia amplana chromosome 13, ilCydAmpl1.1, whole genome shotgun sequence, a single genomic region encodes these proteins:
- the LOC134653291 gene encoding ribosome-recycling factor, mitochondrial: MNARILQRLIVPVYVNSFKYFPNLNERVITATTYNFAAIRNYAKGKDKGKDKKGKGGKVDINPLIMSELVAVDKLKDRCKTAIENMKEDFTKNLSLRSTTGSIESLHVKFDGKEYELQELAQIVRKNPKTIVINFASFPQAIPDALKAIQSSGLNLNPQQDGTTLFVPVPKVTKEHREQLAKNAKALFIECRDAIKDVQNDFIKKAKKQTGVSEDLVFSVTKQITALCETFHVEAKGIYDVKVKELLGEK; this comes from the coding sequence ATGAACGCACGGATTTTACAACGATTGATTGTACCCGTTTATGTAAATTCATTCAAATATTTCCCTAACCTAAATGAAAGAGTTATCACGGCAACCACTTACAATTTTGCGGCAATTCGGAATTATGCCAAAGGAAAAGATAAAGGAAAGGATAAGAAAGGTAAAGGAGGCAAAGTGGACATCAACCCGCTTATTATGTCAGAATTAGTTGCAGTGGACAAGCTTAAAGACAGATGTAAAACAGCAATTGAAAATATGAAAGAGGATTTTACGAAAAACCTATCACTTCGCTCTACGACCGGCTCCATAGAATCTCTGCACGTGAAGTTCGATGGTAAAGAATACGAGCTTCAGGAATTGGCGCAAATAGTGAGGAAAAATCCTAAAACTATTGTAATAAACTTTGCTTCGTTTCCCCAAGCGATCCCAGATGCTCTAAAAGCCATACAATCCTCAGGTTTGAATTTGAATCCTCAGCAAGATGGTACAACGTTGTTTGTGCCAGTGCCAAAGGTCACTAAAGAGCATCGGGAACAGCTAGCTAAGAATGCCAAAGCTCTGTTCATAGAATGTAGAGATGCCATCAAAGATGTTCAAAATGACTTTATTAAGAAGGCCAAGAAGCAAACTGGAGTCTCTGAAGATCTAGTTTTTAGTGTGACTAAACAAATAACGGCCTTGTGTGAGACTTTTCATGTTGAAGCTAAGGGCATCTATGATGTCAAGGTAAAAGAATTACTTGGTGAAAAGTGA